GAACTCGGCAAAGCCAGCACGCAGTCCATCGAGAAAATCCGGAGCGCCTCTCTTTGGATGAAGTACTTGCCGGGGGGAGACAAGCCCGCACGAGATAGGGCTGAGCAACGGGGCGATATCATTATGAAGCGCTCCGACCAGACCTTTACCCAGAGCCAGGCGATGATGTATTACGAATTCGCCGGTTCACCCAAGGCGAAAGACATGGCTGCGCAGATCAAGAAGAAGGGAGAGGAGTCTCAGCGGGCCATGGAGAAAGCGGGTGCCAGTATGAAAGGGATGTTCAGTCAGAAGAGTGAGGCAGAGCAAAAACAGTTTGATAAAAAGAAAGCCGACCTCGAAAAAGAACTCGGGTTTTAACCTTCCACATTCCGGTTTTCCCACCAACCGTAACACTCCCCGACTGACCTGTTTAGTTTCCGCCACCGACCTGCCGGGCAGGATCTAGTGCGCTGTTGGTTCTTGACGCATAGGGTGTAGGCAGAATGTCTGAAGCTACAGGCGTCGAAGCTGGAAGCGACGGGGTGATGTCTGTCTTTGAGAAGACGACCGCTGTCTGCGATTCTTCGGGTTTCGGCGCATCCTCCTTGATACGGCCTGGAGATATGGTGATCAGTTGCTCAACCGCTCTGGCAAGCGACAGCAGACATTTGGCGGCAAGAGATGTTGGCGAGGCCTCGATCACGGGCAGGAAGCTCCGAACCGCCTGACTCACTGCTGGATCTTCTGGAATCTCACCCAGGAGGGTCAAGTCCCCTCCGACATACTCATGAAGAATCTTGCGAAGGTAGAGCACGTTGACTTGAGAACGACTTGAGGAACGGTTGATGACGAGGCCAGGCCGAAATGACTGGAGTGCAGCGGCTGCCATCGCGCGGCCTTCGGTATCGGTTGCGCCTGCAACACCCATGACCTCCTCCACACTCGAAAAGTCTCGGTTTGACAACGTCTCAGACAGAGGGCTCCGTGCGAGAAAGCATGCCAAGACACGACGGATCGCCGCTAACTTAATGAATCGGTAGAGGTCTAATACGGATGTTGGTTCTGGAGTGGCAACTGCCAAATGAATGTCGCCTAGCAAGAAAAAGTCGAGTGCATGATAGCTTGTGCCGGCTCCAATATCGATCACCACGACATCCGCGGTAAGTTCTTGGAACTGTTTCATCAGTCGCTTCTTGCGCGCATACGCCATGTTTGCCGTGGCCAAGGTATCACCTGTTCCGGCCAGGAGACGGAGGTTCGGGTGAAAGGTCACGGGAATGGCGACATCCTCCAGCCGATTCACTCGTTTGGTGAGAAAATCCGTCAGCGTGACGGTTGGGTTCAATTGTCCAACCATGATGTGGGCATCCGCCCCACCGATATCGAGGTCTGCCAGCAGGACCTGACGTCCCGTCTTCGCCAATGCCAGTGCCAGATTTGCGGACACCACGCTCTTGCCGACGCCGCCTTTTCCTGATGCCACTGAGATGAGAGTTGCCACAGTGCGTTCCTTTCCTTGAGAAGGCGCGATGCACGTTGTGGAAAGTGGAGTCGGTAGGACGTAGACCCCTGTGCTAGAATCATTCTACCGTCTGGAAGACAAAAGGAAAGAAAAATGCAGGATCTATGAGAATGAGAGGTTTCTGCTCAGAGCTTAGTTGCAGGCTCCAAACTAGGTTGTCTTGAATCCCATCGTCACTCCTCATGAGAAACGCGAAGATCATTTGTACGATCGGGCCTGCTAGTTCTTCACCGGCCATCTTAGATCGCTTGATCACCAGTGGGATGAATGCGGCTCGGTTGAACTTCTCTCACGGGACCCACGAATCTCATGCGGCCGCGATCACCGCCATTCGTCAGGCAGCTGCCAGACAGGGGGCGACGGTCGCCATCGTTCAAGACCTGCAAGGGCCAAGGATTCGAGTGGGGGTTGTTGCAAAAGCAGGGATTGAAGTCACCGTCGGCCAGACCGTTCATCTCCGGGCGTTACAATCGGCCCATGAAACGTCTGAAACTATTCCGCCCTCTTCTCGCGAGATTCCGGTTTCGTATCCGCATCTGGCTCGCGACCTTCGTGTCGGGTCTCGAATTCTGATTAATGACGGGCTCATTGAACTTGTCGCCGACCGCATCACAGACGATGTCGTAGCATGTTCTGTTATTGCCGGGGGGACGGTCACCTCACATAAAGGAATCAATCTGCCTGACACGGCAGTCAGCGCGCCGACGCTGACGGAGAAGGATCGACAGGATCTGCGTTTTGGTGTCCAGCAGGCGGTGGACTATATCGCCCTGTCTTTTGTGCGGGGCCCGGAAGATATCAATACAGCCCGATCCATGCTGAAAGAGTCCGGAGGGAACATCCCCCTCATCGCCAAGATCGAGCGGGCCGAGGCCGTTGCGGCGCTGAACGATATCTTGGACTGTGTGGACGGTGTGATGATCGCACGCGGCGATCTTGGTGTGGAGATGGGGCCTGAGGCGGTGCCGATTTTACAGAAACGCATTATCGTCGAAGCCAATCGGCGGCGTCGGTTGGTAATTACGGCCACGCAGATGTTGGAATCGATGACACAAAACACCAGGCCGACGAGAGCAGAGGCGTCGGACGTCGCCAATGCGGTTTTTGACGGCACCGATGCCCTGATGCTCTCAGCTGAAACTGCCGTTGGGACGTATCCGGTTGAAACGGTACAGGTCATGGATCGTGTCATTCGCGCAGCGGAAGACACCAGCGAATCTGGGGTCACCGTCCAGACAGACCCTGGTGGAGACAATCTATCGCTCGCCGAGGCGATTGCGGTTGCTGCTGCTTCAGCTGCCAGATCCGTCAGGGCTCAGGCCATCATAGCCTTCACGGAAAGCGGGACGACGGCGCGGTTGATTTCCAAGCATCGACCCTCCTCCTCGCTCCTGGGCTTCACGCCGTCTGAGGCGATTTGGCGTCAGATGGCGCTGTATTGGGGCGTGCGTCCCTTTCTCATGTCTCGAGGCGGAGCACCCGAAGCCTGGATCGAAGAAGCAGAGCGACGGCTCATGGTGGAACATCTCTGTATGTCCGGAGACATCGTCGCCGTGGTCTCTGGAACCATGGCGGGACAAGTAGGCGGTACGAATATGCTGAAGCTGCACACAATCGGATCTATGAGGTCCTGATGTATCAAGCATTCCTATTACCCTAACCAGCCTGCATCATTCTCTCCAGCACCCAACGAGCTTCCCCTCACTCGAGATGCAACTCACATAATTCATGAACGCTGTCGCTGTCACCATGGACAGATTGCTCTGGCAGGTTGACGACATCCGTTGTGCGGTGAGGTAGGCTTGGGTAGTGGCTTGGTCGTTTTGTCAGGAGCCATCATGAATGCGGTACGTTCTGGATGAATCACAATCACGTACATATTTGATGCCCACGATACGAATCAGTGCTCTCACTGAGCCACCCGTACCAATGAAGTACTCGGAACTCCTTGGAAATGAACGAATGTCAGCATCCTCTAGTTAGGCACCTATTTTGCCTTTCCTGGTTCAATCACACGCAAGCCATGTGCATCACGGTGCTGAGGTGCACAACAGCAATAAAATGCGAGCGAACCGGCGGGGTACTTTCCATGGAATACAGTCACCAGGCGGCAGGATCTTACGAGAAAAGTAACTACTTCGATATCCGATGGTTCTGGCAGGCGCTTGTAGTCGCTATCTTTATGGGCCTCGGGCCGGCTGCTGAGTGCCTGGCTTTCACTGTGAACCCTACCGTTCTGACATTTAATGCGGTTCAAAGTGGGACAAATCCACCAACCCAGACGTTGTCCGTCTACAAAAAACGTGTAAGCCAGGCAACAGTCACGACTTCCGATAGCGCCTCGTGGCTCACCATTTCGCCAAGCACGACCTCCATGACCACGCAGGCGACGCTCATGGTGGTTGTCAATACAAGTGGGCTTGCTGCCGGCACCTACAATGCAACCATCACGGTCAAGGTGGGAAAAGCAACAACGACGGTTCCCGTGGCGATGACCGTGTCATCTCCCCCATCAGCCACGACAGCCATTCTCGCGTGGAACGGGGTTACTGACCCATCATTGAGTGGCTATAACGTGAAAGTCGGGACCGCCTCAGGTCTCTATAGCAGAACAATCACTGTCGGCAATGTCACCTCGTATACCGTTGACAGTTTAACGACTGGGACAACCTACTATTTCGCCGTTACTGCGTATAACGGTGCTGGTGAGAGCCAACCATCAAATGAGGTCAGTAAGAGTATTTATTGATAGGCAGAGTGAGCTCTAGTACATGAAGACGAAGGGCTTCTTCGCTTAATGAGGCCTTGTGGTTTGTGGACACAACCGATACTGTTCCGTTGTTCATTGCCTCGGCGACTGAAGATTATCTGCTCAGTGTTATGGTAGTCGCTTCTGCTCCAAAAACTCCAACTGCGTGCTTCTTTATCATCTTGTGATGCGCGGCAGAGAAAAACTATCGAGCCGCATTAGACTCTTTCAGAGTTTTCTTGTTCTTCCTTGATCCTTCTGCAGGTTAATTCCTTCACACATTACACCGTGAGACTTAGCCTACGTACTCGAAATACTTAAAAAGTTAGGCGTATTGCCGGTTTAGTCTCTCGGCACCAATCTTGCTGTACCGCTGTGCCATGGTTCTGAATTTAGTAAACATCAATTGTGATGTTTGCCTCTCTCTCTCAGCGATCACCAACGTGCGTAAGCTTAATGTCCCATATATCCGATGTCGACTTACTTGGAGGAGTGTAAGTATGTTGTTGTTTAAGACGTTGCTCGGCTTTGCGTTTCGCAAATCCGTCCTCTCACTCTCCTATCCGGCAGTTGTCATTCTCCTGCTTTCTTCATTGATCGGCTGTGCCGACGAAAATGCAGGCGGACCGGTAACTTCGAACCTTTCTGCGCCATTGAGCACGACCGGCGCAGTGGAATCAGACGAAGCCTCGCATTCAACTGTAGCCGATGTTGGCGGAGAAGATCCGGTGATCACCATGACCTCAACGCCGTCTGGAGTAACTGCTAATGTAAGTTGGGATCAACCCCCAGGCTTCAAGGTTACTGGCTATGCGATCTACTACGGAAAACGTTCACAAGGTTCAGAGTCCGTAGGGACCACGTCGGAAGAATCGGACTCCGAAGCGTCCCAGTCAGAAGAACCGAGCTGGTGTTCCCAAGGAGAAAGTACACCCGTTGAAGCCCCATCCATCACCATCACTGGGCTCCAACCCAATACTGAATATTTTTTCGCTATTCGTGCGTTCACTGTGGTCGAGTCGGAAAGTCTCTGCTCGAACGCAATCATGATGACCACGCCTCCGGCCGAAGCGTAATAGTCGTGCAAATACCTCACGGCTCAACTCGTGAGTGGTCTTTGCGGGAGAGCCATCCCGTGATTCGAGCGAAGGCGTGTTAGCCAATTCAACGCCAGAGTCATGCAGAGCAGCTAACGGAGAAACC
This portion of the Candidatus Nitrospira nitrosa genome encodes:
- a CDS encoding P-loop NTPase — its product is MATLISVASGKGGVGKSVVSANLALALAKTGRQVLLADLDIGGADAHIMVGQLNPTVTLTDFLTKRVNRLEDVAIPVTFHPNLRLLAGTGDTLATANMAYARKKRLMKQFQELTADVVVIDIGAGTSYHALDFFLLGDIHLAVATPEPTSVLDLYRFIKLAAIRRVLACFLARSPLSETLSNRDFSSVEEVMGVAGATDTEGRAMAAAALQSFRPGLVINRSSSRSQVNVLYLRKILHEYVGGDLTLLGEIPEDPAVSQAVRSFLPVIEASPTSLAAKCLLSLARAVEQLITISPGRIKEDAPKPEESQTAVVFSKTDITPSLPASTPVASDILPTPYASRTNSALDPARQVGGGN
- the pyk gene encoding pyruvate kinase, producing MRNAKIICTIGPASSSPAILDRLITSGMNAARLNFSHGTHESHAAAITAIRQAAARQGATVAIVQDLQGPRIRVGVVAKAGIEVTVGQTVHLRALQSAHETSETIPPSSREIPVSYPHLARDLRVGSRILINDGLIELVADRITDDVVACSVIAGGTVTSHKGINLPDTAVSAPTLTEKDRQDLRFGVQQAVDYIALSFVRGPEDINTARSMLKESGGNIPLIAKIERAEAVAALNDILDCVDGVMIARGDLGVEMGPEAVPILQKRIIVEANRRRRLVITATQMLESMTQNTRPTRAEASDVANAVFDGTDALMLSAETAVGTYPVETVQVMDRVIRAAEDTSESGVTVQTDPGGDNLSLAEAIAVAAASAARSVRAQAIIAFTESGTTARLISKHRPSSSLLGFTPSEAIWRQMALYWGVRPFLMSRGGAPEAWIEEAERRLMVEHLCMSGDIVAVVSGTMAGQVGGTNMLKLHTIGSMRS
- a CDS encoding fibronectin type III domain-containing protein → MEYSHQAAGSYEKSNYFDIRWFWQALVVAIFMGLGPAAECLAFTVNPTVLTFNAVQSGTNPPTQTLSVYKKRVSQATVTTSDSASWLTISPSTTSMTTQATLMVVVNTSGLAAGTYNATITVKVGKATTTVPVAMTVSSPPSATTAILAWNGVTDPSLSGYNVKVGTASGLYSRTITVGNVTSYTVDSLTTGTTYYFAVTAYNGAGESQPSNEVSKSIY
- a CDS encoding fibronectin type III domain-containing protein gives rise to the protein MLLFKTLLGFAFRKSVLSLSYPAVVILLLSSLIGCADENAGGPVTSNLSAPLSTTGAVESDEASHSTVADVGGEDPVITMTSTPSGVTANVSWDQPPGFKVTGYAIYYGKRSQGSESVGTTSEESDSEASQSEEPSWCSQGESTPVEAPSITITGLQPNTEYFFAIRAFTVVESESLCSNAIMMTTPPAEA